The Polluticoccus soli sequence TCGGCGCCGAACTGACATTGGGCAAACGTGTAACATTAAGTGCAGGCTACAACCACCTTCGTCGCGGCGAGCTGGTGATCAAAGACAAGACCGGCATGGCAGGCTTTGCATTTGGTGTGGGCGTCAACCTTAATAAATTCCAGGTGCAATATGCACGCTCTTACTACCACATAGCCGGCGCCTACAACGAATTTGGTCTCCGCATGACGCTGAACCAGATAACGGGTATCGGCAAATTCGGCAAGCGGGTACAATGGTCAGAAACATATCCCGACTGGATGTACGAAGGCAACCAGCCTGCCCCTGCTGCTAACTAGCAGGAATAGGTTAGTTATTCGCCGAATGCGTATGGTCTTTGTCCTCGTAGTGATGCTTCGGAAAGTTGAATAAAATCGAACTCAATACCGGCAGGAAGAAAACCGCCATACTCAGTATCGAGGTAATGATATCGCCCAACACGGTAGGATGATGACCAACAGGCAAGTGTTTACCTTGTGACTCCAGGCAAGACTGCGGTCCTTCAAGGAACAAAGCAAATTGAGAGCAGGGACTGAAATGAGTAAATAACGACAGGGTAAGCTTCAGGCCGAGTATCGCGATGACAAGGTAAGCACAAGTATCAAGGAAAGGATATTTCTCCATCAGCCTCACAAAGCCTTGTGCTACGAACCGCATCGCAAGTATCCCGATAAATACGCCGATCCATATGAGGATGATGTTTCGGGTATAAGCATTGGCGGCAATAACATTGTCGATAGAGAAGGCAAGGTCCATCAGCTCCACTAGTATCACGGTAGCCCAGAAAGGACCGAAGGCACCAAGCGTTTTACGATAGAGCCAGCTTTCCTTTTTGTGTTCCAATTCAACCTCCAGCGTCTCGTCGCCGGTAGGTTTCTTGGTGGTCATGAAGTGTTTGATGGCAAGTATCAACAGGTAGATGCCACCCACCGGCTTGAACCACCAGATCTTTATAAGCAGGGAAGCAAACAGCAGACAGATACCGCGGAAGACATAGGCACCGATGATACCGTACTTCAGGGCCTTGCGTCGCTGGTCTTTCGGCAGGTCGAGCACCATGGTGGCCAGCACGGCGGCATTATCTACCGACAGCAGGCTTTCGATCAGTATCAGGTTGACGATGACAATAAGGGAAGGTACAGGATGGTCAATTATCTGCTGAAAGAGTAACTCCAGGTGTTCCATGCCTACCAAAGGTAAGCGAAAGCACAGAGTTATTTAACCAGCTTGTAGTTCTTTGACATATTGCCTTTGCTAATAGTAAGCATATACATGCCTGAAGCCAGGTGAGCAGCAGGAATGTTCTGCTGGTTGGTTACGGCTATGCCATTCCAAACAATGCGTCCATCAACCGACCGCAGCTCAAGGTTTGAACCGACAGGTATCCGCTCTACCAGCCATTGGTCAATAGCCGGGTTAGGATATATCTGGGAGGCCTCGGGCAGCAGAGTGACGATACCGGCAGTTGGGTCTTTCTTGATAATGCCCGTCTTATTGACGATGTGATTATCCGGATCTATTTCCAGTCCATTCATTGTCTTTGTCCATGGGATCTGGTATCCCTGCCATGGGCTGTTGTTGTACACTGTTACCGTCATATCGCCATCGGCCGATTTCAGCTTCAGCTCTAACGGCATCGCAAATACAGAGACTGATGAAGGCTTGGATGTAGCCTGCTCAACAACAACGTATACCGTATTGCCTACCTGGTCCCATTTCGCCGAGTAGATCGGATAACCTTCTTTGTAGATCCATTGATTGAAGAAAGTGTCTAGGTCTTTACCGTATTTCAGCTCGGCAATTGATTGGAGATCTTGTGTTTTGGCTAGCCCATGTTTGAATTGCTGCTGGTATTCGCGCAGCACATCGAAGTAGAGTTCATCAGTCGGCGCCATGTAGCGCAGCATGTGTGCAACAGATGCGCC is a genomic window containing:
- a CDS encoding TerC family protein, translating into MEHLELLFQQIIDHPVPSLIVIVNLILIESLLSVDNAAVLATMVLDLPKDQRRKALKYGIIGAYVFRGICLLFASLLIKIWWFKPVGGIYLLILAIKHFMTTKKPTGDETLEVELEHKKESWLYRKTLGAFGPFWATVILVELMDLAFSIDNVIAANAYTRNIILIWIGVFIGILAMRFVAQGFVRLMEKYPFLDTCAYLVIAILGLKLTLSLFTHFSPCSQFALFLEGPQSCLESQGKHLPVGHHPTVLGDIITSILSMAVFFLPVLSSILFNFPKHHYEDKDHTHSANN